Proteins encoded together in one Microcebus murinus isolate Inina chromosome 16, M.murinus_Inina_mat1.0, whole genome shotgun sequence window:
- the KCNK6 gene encoding potassium channel subfamily K member 6 yields MRRGALLAGALVAYAAYLVLGALLVARLEGPQEAKLRAELGTLREQLLRRSPCVAPPALDAFLERVLAAGRLGRVVLANASGSANASDPAWDFASALFFASTLVTTVGYGYTTPLTDAGKAFSIAFALLGVPTTMLLLTASAQRLSLLLAQAPLSWLRARWGWAPRRAARWHLLALLGATVTVCFLVPAAIFAHLEEAWSFLDAFYFCFVSLSTIGLGDYVPGEAPGQPHRALYKVLVTVYLFLGLVAMVLLLQTFRHVSDLHGLTELILLPAPCPATLTRDEDDRVDILGPQPESRQQLSAGSHADYASIPR; encoded by the exons ATGCGACGGGGCGCGCTCCTGGCGGGCGCCCTGGTCGCCTACGCCGCGTACCTGGTGCTGGGCGCGCTGCTGGTGGCGCGGCTGGAGGGGCCGCAGGAAGCCAAGCTCCGGGCCGAGCTGGGGACGCTGCGGGAGCAGCTGCTGCGGCGCAGCCCGTGTGTGGCGCCCCCCGCCCTGGACGCCTTCCTGGAGCGGGTGCTGGCGGCCGGGCGGCTGGGGCGCGTAGTGCTCGCCAACGCCTCGGGGTCCGCCAACGCCTCGGACCCCGCCTGGGACTTCGCGTCGGCTCTCTTCTTCGCCAGCACGCTGGTCACCACCGTGG GCTACGGGTACACGACGCCGCTGACGGACGCGGGCAAGGCCTTCTCCATCGCCTTCGCGCTGCTGGGCGTGCCGACCACCATGCTGCTGCTGACCGCCTCGGCCCAGCGCCTGTCGCTGCTGCTCGCCCAGGCGCCCCTGTCCTGGCTGCGTGCgcgctggggctgggccccccGGCGGGCGGCCCGCTGGCAcctgctggccctgctgggcGCCACGGTGACCGTCTGCTTCCTGGTGCCCGCCGCGATCTTCGCCCACCTCGAGGAGGCCTGGAGCTTCCTGGATGCTTTCTACTTCTGCTTCGTCTCGCTGTCCACCATCGGCCTGGGCGACTACGTGCCCGGGGAGGCCCCCGGCCAGCCCCACCGGGCCCTCTACAAGGTGCTGGTCACAG TCTACCTCTTCCTGGGCCTGGTGGCCATGGTGCTGCTGCTGCAGACCTTCCGCCACGTGTCCGACCTGCACGGCCTCACGGAGCTCATCCTgctgcctgctccctgccccgCCACGCTCACCCGGGACGAGGACGATCGCGTGGACATTCTGGGTCCCCAGCCGGAGTCGCGCCAGCAGCTGTCTGCCGGCTCCCACGCCGACTACGCCTCCATCCCCAGGTAG